The region AGATCACCAAGTTGAACCCGATGCGAGCCTATTGTGTTGCGCTGTCGGCGGCGACCACCGTGATCATTGCCTCTGGGTTCGGGATGCCGGTCAGCTCGACACATATCGCCGTGGGGGCGGTCTTCGGTGTTGGCTTTTTCCGCGAATGGTACACGGAGCGGTCCGAGCGACGGTTGGACTTTTTGAACGAGGGAGAGGGTGGCAAAGCCAGGAGAGTTCGGCCCGTGCGAAACCGCGAGGAACAGGCGCGCAGAAAGCTTGTGCGCCGCGCCCACTTCATGACGACAATCGCCGCCTGGATGGTCACGGTTCCAGCTTCAGCCATACTGTCAGGCATCCTGTTTTTCCTCATGGCCGCGATCCTCTGATGAGGGCCTGTTCGGGGCTGGAGAACAGGCTTCCCAAATGAAAAACGGCGCCTGCTGAGGGCGCCGTTTCTTTTTTGGGTCGACTGATTTGTTGTCAGATCAATTGGAGACGCTCGAGCTTGCGTTGGGGAAGAACAACTGTTCGCCGTTGACCTTGAACGATGCGATTTCCTTCTGGCCTTCAGGGCCTGTAAGCCAATCGATGAAGATCTGCCCGGCCTCTGCCTTGACCGAAGGATGTTTCTCCGGGTTCACCAGGATAACGCCATATTGGTTGAACAGACGGTCGTCGCCCTGCGTCAGGACGGCGAGGTCGGCCTTGTTCTGGAACGCCAGCCAGGTGGCGCGGTCCGACATGGTGTAGGCGCCCATGCCGGCAGCGGCGTTGAGGGTTGCGCCCATGCCCGAGCCGGTTTCCCGGTACCAGGTGCCGGAGGCCTCGTCCGGATTGACGCTTGCCATCTTCCAGAGCGCCTTTTCCTTCTTGTGGGTGCCGCTGTCGTCGCCGCGCGAGGCAAAGAGCGCGCCGCTGTTGGCGATCTTGGCCATGGCCGCCGGTGCGTCCGTCATGCCCTTGATGCCCGCCGGGTCGTCCTTGGGGCCGACAATCACGAAGTCATTGTACATGACGTCGAAGCGCTCGACGCCGTTGCCGGCCGCGATGAATTTCTCTTCGGACGGTTTGGCGTGAACCAGAAGCACGTCGCCGTCACCATTGGCGGCGTTTTTCAGAGCCTGTCCGGTGCCGACGGCGACAACGCGCACTTCAATGCCGGTCTTGTCCTGGAACTTCGGCAAGATCTCGTCGAGAAGGCCGGAGTTTTGCGTCGAGGTTGTCGACTGCACCACTATGAAGTCATCTGCCGCCGCGCCTGTCACGTTGGCTCCTGCGGCCAGGCCAAACGCCAGCGCACCTGCAAACATGGACTTGAGGAATGTCATTCTTGGTGTCTCCCTTCAAGGTGTTTTTGAAATCATTGGTCAAACGAGAATGTCTCCTGAGAGATAGGCGTTGGCGGCCGCGGATTTGGGACTGTCGAAGAAGCTCTCCGCGTCGTTGTGTTCGGTGATCTTGCCGTCATGAAGAAACACGACTTCCTCGCCAAGGCGGCGGGCCTGGTGCTGATCGTGGGTGACCAGGATCACCTTGACACCGCGCCGGCGTGCGCTGGCGATCGCCTGTTCGATGACGAGCGTTGACGCGGGGTCGAGGTTGGCGGTGGGCTCGTCCAGCATCAGCACCTTGGGATCCAGGATCAGGGCCCGGGCAAGGGCGAGGCGCTGTTGCTCACCGCCGGACAGGACGCGGGCCTGACGCTTGGCCAGATGCTCGAGACCGGAGTTGGCAAGAGCTTGTGCCAGCTTTGCAGCGCGGTTCGCTACAGGACGCAGGCCTAGGGCGAAGTTCAGGTTCGCCTTGACCGAACGCCGCAAGAGGACTGGTTTTTGAAACACGAGCGCCTGCTGGCGGCGCAGTGACTTGTCCAGCGGAAGTCCGTTCCAGCGCACTTCTCCAAAGGAAGGGGCGAGGAGCCCGTGCAAGAGCCGCAAGAGCACGCTCTTGCCGGCGCCATTGGGCCCCATCAGGACGGTGAGGGCGTCTGTCTTGAGATCGAGGTCTACGCCCTTGAGGATCGATGTGTGCCCGGCCTGGAACGCCAGGTGGCGAACGGAAAGCGGCATGGGGGAAGGCACCTTGCTTGGCGTATTTTCGGTGCGCGTCGGGAAGCTGAGGATCTCAGGCATGGGCTGTGCTCCGGTCGACGCCTTTCAGCAGGGAGACCGCACCGTTGACGCTGAGCGCGATCAGAAGGAGCACCATGCCGAGCGCAAGGGCGAGGGCCAGCTCGCCACGGGAGGTTTCAAGCGCAATCGCCGTGGTCATGACTCGGGTGACGTGATTGATGTTGCCACCAACGATCATGACGGCGCCGACCTCGGCGATTGCCCGGCCGAAGCCAGCCAGCAACACCGTCAGAATGGAGAAGCGGGCATCCCAGAGAAGAGCGATGATCGCGGTATGGCCCGGGACCACAAGGGAGCGGAAGGTTTCGGCATATTCTGCGTTGAGATCGGCGATCACCTGCCGCGTCAGCGCGATGATGATCGGCGTGATCAGGATGCTCTGGGCGATGATCATGGCTGTTGGGGAATAGAGCAGCTGCAAGACGCCGAGCGGACCGGCGTTGGACAGCAGCATGTAGACCGTCAGGCCGACCACCACAGGCGGCAGCCCCATCAGCGCATTGGCAAGGACTGTCAGCGCGGTCCGGCCCGGGAAACGGGCGACAGCCAGAAGAGCTCCGAGGGGCAGGCCGATGAGCGCGGAGATGGCGAGGGCCGATGCGGTCACGCGTAGCGACAGGGCCACGACTTCACTCAGCTCCGGATCACCGCTGATCAGAAGCTGCCCTGCAAGATAGAAGCTCTGCGCAAAATCCTGCATAAATCGGTAAAATCTCCAAAATAACCTCTATATGTAAAATATATCGCATAAATAATCAGCGCGAAAGGCCGTCTGTGCTCCCTTTGCAGCAAACAGCTTTGCCTGCAAAGAAAAGCCAGCTGTTCTCTGGGGGATGGACGTGCGTCGCCGGGAGGAACGAGACGCGAGCAGCCGCACCCGATCGACCTCTCAGCCGGCAACAGGGCAAACAGCCGTCGAATCAGCGCCGACGGGCATAAAGGAAGAGAATGTCAGTGCTATAGGGTCAATTCGGCCCAGACCGGCAAGTGGTCCGATGCAATGCGCGCCGTTTGCGACTGATGCACCCCGGCTTGCTGAACTGTGAACTCGCGGCTGGTGATGATGCGGTCGAGGCTGGCGAGCGGCATGGGCGAGGGGAAACTCCGGCCCGGGGTCGTCACCTCGAAATGCGGGTCGAACAGCTTCAGGCTCTGTGCCGTGTCCCACCATTCATTCAAATCGCCCACGAGAACAGTCGGCAGATCAAAGGCATGGGCGTGGAGCTGTGACATCAGCGAGGCGATCTGGCGTTTGCGATATGTGGCCAGCACGCTCAGATGCATGGCAGCCACCCGAAACGTCTGGCCATTCAGTCTGATGTCCGCCATGACCGCGCCGCGCGGCTCAAGGGTCGGCAGCTCCAGACGCGTGTGGTCGAGGATTTCGACGGAGTTGCGTACCAAAATGGCGTTGCCGTGCCAGCCGATGCTGGCATCCCTGATGGCAAAGGGCACGACCTTGTAGTCGGTGTGTTCGGCAATCCAGTCGCGTGCAAGGGTGGTCTCGCGCGGGCCGAAGCGTTTGTCGGCTTCCTGAAGCGCAATGACGTCGCAATCCATTTCCTGGATCACCTTGAGCGTGCGCTCGGGACGCCGGCGCGCGTCAACGCCAATAGCCTTTTGAATATTGTAGGAGCCGATTTTTAGCATGGGTCGAACTTGCAGCCTCAAGGTCACTTGTTCAAGACCGTAGGCGAAATCGGTTTCGCCTTTGTCAACGCGGCGGGCGTATTGGCTCCGCCGCGTTTGATGCTCAAGCGCCTGTGTGTTAGGCGGCCTTCAGCTCTTGCGCGGCCTCGACGAGGAGGCCGGCGACATAGTCGATGAAGGAGCCCCAGGCTTCCACAACGAAGGTGTCCGGTCCGATCCGCCACAGCATGACCGGTGCCTTGTGGAACAGGGTGCGCGTCACCATGCCGATCGGGAAGGTTTCAAGGTGCAGATCGATCGGAATGCCGCTGTTGAGCAGCCAGGCTGCCTGATCACCGGTCACCAGCATGGCGTCCTGGCGATGGGAGACATCGACGAGCGCATGTGATGTGTCGCCAAGGGCGGTCGCCAAGCCTTCCATGGTTTCGCTCAGCATGTCCTCTTGCGCCAGGAGCAGCCATTCATCCGGGCCAAGCCAAAAGGCTGCGCGGTCCGGGCCGGTCTCTGCGGTCAGAGGCTTGGTCGGCAGGTCGAGGCCAAACCCCTTGCTCGCGGCGGCAATTGCGCCGTCTCTGCCTCGGAAAGACAGGCGCGCAAGTGGCGCCGTCTTGAGGATGGAGACATCAGGCAGGGCCAGAAGCGGTTCCTGTCCGGCGTCGGGAGCATAGAGCGTCGATACAAGATCATCAGCCATTGAGCCGGTCTCCTTTCGGATCGAAAAACACCGGGCCGGTGACGGTCACCGGAATTGAGCCGTCCGGCATGGGAACATGCAACGTCTTGCCTTCGAGTGCGCGGCCGTTCTTGACCAAAGCCAGTGCAATCGAACGGCCCATGGCGGGGGAATGATAGGATGACGTCACATGGCCATCGGCCGGTGTGCCCACTGCAGGGTTGGCACTTTCCGTGATCTGGGCGCCTTCTTCGAGAACCACCTTCGGGTCCGTGGTCAACAGTCCGACCAACTGCTTGCGGTTGTCGGCAACAAGGTCGGGGCGCTGCAGGCCGCGCTTGCCGACGAAGTCATGTTTCTTTTTGCCGATCGCCCAGGTCATGCCGGCGTCATCAGGCGTTACCGTACCGTCAGTCTCCTGGCCGACGATAATGTAGCCTTTCTCGGCCCGCAGCACGTGCATGGTCTCGGTGCCATAGGTGCAGCCGCCGAGCTTCGCCACTTCATGTTCAAGGGTCTTCCAGACCATCTCGCCATGGCGTCGGGGGACATTGATTTCGAAGCCGACCTCACCGGTGAAGGAGATGCGGAACAGGCGGCAGGGAACGCCGCAGAATGTTCCGGTCGCAACGCTCATATGCGGGAAAGCGTCCGGCGACAGGTCAATGCCTTGAACGAACGGCGCGATGGCTTCACGGGCCAGCGGCCCCTGAACCGCGGCAACGGCATATTGTTCTGTGGTCGAGGTGATCCAGACATCAAGGTCGGGCCATTCGGTCTGGAGATAGTCTTCCATGGTCGCAAATACACTCGGCGCGCCGCCGGTTGTCGTTGTTACGTGGAAACGGTCCTCTGCGATGCGCCCGACGACGCCATCATCGATGATGAAGCCGGCCTCATTGAGCATAAGCCCATAACGGCAACGCCCGACGCCCAGTTTTTTCCAGGGGTTGGTATACATGCGCTCGAGGAACTCGGCCGCATCTGGCCCGACGACCTCGATCTTGCCGAGCGTGGAGGCGTCGAAGAGACCAAGCTTGTCGCGGACAACAGCGCATTCGCGGGCGACAGCGGCATGCATGTCTTCCCCGGCCTTGGGGAAATACCAGGCCCGTTTCCACTGGCCGACGTCTTCGAAGGCTGCATCATGGTCCGCCGCCCACTGATGGGACGGTGTCTTGCGGACCGGATCAAAGAAGTCGCCACGCGACGAGGTTGCGAATGTGCCGAAGGTGGTTGGGGTGAAGGGCTGACGGAAGGTCGTCAGGCCGACGTCGGTGAGCGGCTTGTCGAGCGCTTTGGACGCGATTGCCAGGGCGTTCATGTTCGACAGCCGGCCCTGATCGGTGGCCATGCCGGTGGTCGTGTAGCGCTTGATGTGCTCGATGGAGTGCATGCCTTCGCGCACAGCCAGTTTCACGTCCTTGGCGGTGACGTCGTTCTGATAGTCAACGAATGCCTTGACCCGGGACGCATCGCGGTCGACGGGCAGGGCGCCAAGCGTCCCTCCGGATCCAGCTTCAGCGCCGCTGGCAACCGAATAGGTGACCTTGGCGCCTTTGCCCGTGGCGGCCTTTGCAGCTTCTTCACCAGCGGCATAGCCATCCGCCAGGACGTCGTTCAGTCCATAGAGACCGCGCGAAGAGCCGGCCGACCGCTCGTTCTGAACGTGCTGTCCCGGCAGGAAAGCTCCGGCTGTTTCGTCCCACACAACTTTGCCGCGGGACTGGGAATAGAGGCTGACGGTCGGCGTCCAGCCGCCGGACATGAGCAGGCTGTCACATGCTAGATCACCAGCGGATGCAACAGAACCAGATGCGGATACCCGGCCGAGGAGAGCCTTGTCGATACGCTTGCGGCCGGTTGTTCCGGTAACGACGCAGGCGGTCTCAACGCGAATGCCGCGGGCCTGTGCGATCGATTGTAAGGCCTCTGGCGGGTTCTCCCGCAGGTCGGCGATGGCGGCGATTTCGACGCCGGCGTCGGCCAGATCAAAGGCGGCTTGCCAGGCGGTGTCACAGGCCGTGGCGACAAGCGCCTTGTGACCGACCTTAACGCCATAGCGGTTGAGATAGGTGCGGCCAGCCTCGGCGTTCATGATGCCAGGCCGATCGTTTTCCGGGAACACCATCGGTCGCTCGATGCTGCCGGCGGCGATGACCACTTCCTTGGCGCGAAGCTGCCAAAGGCGCTCGCGCGGCAGATTAGGATCCGGCTCGCTGACGTGCTCGGTGATGCGCTCCGCGAGGGCGACGAAGTTCTGCGCGAAATAGCCAAAAGCAGTCGTGCGCGGCAGAAGCGTGACGTTGTCCATGGCTTGCAGGGTGCGGATCGTATCCTCGACCCAGTCCACAGGCGTCTTGCCATCGATGGTCGCGGCGGTTTCGCTCAGGAGTGAGCCGCCAAACTCGGCCTGCTCATCACACAGGATGACCCTTGCACCGGTTTCTGCGGCGGCCAATGCAGCTGTCAGACCGGCTGGTCCAGAGCCGACCACCAGAACGTCGCAATGGGCGTAAAGGTTGGCGTAGCGGTCATGATCAGCATTCTTTGGCGGTGTGCCGAGACCGGCTGCCGCGCGAATGATCGGTTCGTAGACCCGGTCCCAGAAGGAGCGCGGCCACATGAAGGTCTTGTAGTAAAAGCCGGCCGGGAACAGCGGCGACAGGAAATCGTTGACTGCCCCAACATCGAAACCGAGGGAGGGGAACCTGTTTTGGCTGATCGCCTTCAGCCCTTCGTAGAGCTCGACCTGGGTTGCACGCAGGTTCGGGGTTTGGTCACCCTGGCGATAGACGCCGACCAGCGCATTGGGCTCTTCCGATCCTGAGGTCAGGATGCCGCGCGGACGGTGGTATTTGAACGAGCGGCCGACCATGTGAATGCCGTTGGCAAGCAGGGCAGAGGCGAGTGTATCGCCCTCGTAGCCCTCAAGCTGTTCGCCATCGAAGCTGAAGGTCACCTTTCGATCGCGATCGATCCGGCCGCCGGCCTCGGTTCTGAAGGACTGGCTCATGCGGACATCTCCTTGGCCAGAGCCTCGAGATCGGGCTTGGGTTCACCAGCCTTGTAGACCTTGACGAACTTGTCGCTCACGGTTTCGCGTACTGCGTTGAAGAACCGGCCGCAGCCGTGAATGTGGCGCCAGCGTTCGGCATAAAGGCCCTTTGGGTTCTCACGAAGATACAGAAATTCAGCCCATTGTTCGTCGGTCTGTGTGGACGGATCGGCAGGGCGAATGATGTGGGCTTCGCCGCGGCAGGCAAATTCCGTCTCGGGCCGCTCGACGCCGCAATAGGGACAGTGGATCAAAAGCATTGCAAAACCCTCTAGTGCGCCACGGCGGCGGCGGCAGCTTCGTCGATCAGGCGACCGGTGCGGAAGCGGTCAAGCGTGAACGGAGCGTTGATCGGGTGAGGTTCGTCCTTGGCGATCGTATGGGCGAAAACATGGCCGGAGCCCGGTGTCGCCTTGAAGCCGCCAGTGCCCCAGCCGCAGTTGACGAACAGGCCGGGAACCGGCGTTTTGCCGATGATCGGCGAGCGGTCGGGCGTGTTGTCGACGATGCCGCCCCAGTTCCTGAGCATGCGCATGCGCCGGAACATGGGAAAGAGCTCGCAGATCGCGTCAATCGTGTGGGTGGTGATGTGGATGCCGCCGGTCTGGCTGTAGGAAACGAATTGGTCCGTTCCCGCGCCGATGACAAGCTCACCCTTGTCGGACTGTGAAATATAGGCGTGGATCGTGTTAGACATGACTACGCACGGAAATGCCGGCTTTACAGGCTCGGACACCAGCGCCTGCAAGGGATTGGATTCCAGCGGCATGCGCACGCCGACCATGTCCATGAGGACAGAGGTGTGACCGGCCGCGACCACGCCGATCTTCTTTGCCTTGATGAAGCCCTTGGCGGTCTCGACGCCTTCGACGGCACCGTCGATCCCGCGCCGAATTCCAGTGACGGCGCAGTTCTGAATGATATCCACGCCCATGTCGTCAGCCGCGCGGGCATAGCCCCAGGCTACCGCATCATGACGGGCCGTGCCGCCGACGCGCTGGAGAGCTGCGCCCATGACCGGATAACGGATGTTCTTCTCGATGTTCAGTGGCGGGCAGTAGTCTTTTGCGGCTTCAGGAGACAGCCATTCATTTTGCACGCCGGCGAGCCGGTTGGCATGAATATGCCGCTTGAAGACCTGAATGTCATGCACCGTATGGGCCAGCATCATGACGCCGCGGGCGGAGTACATGACGTTGTAGTTCAGGTCTGTCGACAGGCCTTGCCACAGGTTGACCGCATGATTGTAAAGCGCTGCACTTTCTTCCCAGAGGTAGTTGGAGCGCACGATGGTCGTGTTGCGGCCCGTGTTGCCGCCACCAAGCCAGCCCTTCTCGATCACGGCGATGTTCTTCATGCCGTGTTCTTTGGCCAGGTAGTAGGCGGTCGCCAGACCATGGCCACCGGCACCTACAATGACGATGTCATATTCGGCCTTGGGCTCCGGCGCACGCCACTGGCGGCCCCAGTTCTGATGCGCGTTAAAGGCGTTTTTCGCCAGTTCCAGAAAGGAAAATCGCTTCACTTGCGGCTCCGGGCAATGGGGCAGACCTTGAATGTGGTCTTTGTCCTTCAAAGGCGTAACGCCGCCCGGTCGTCTGCACAAGGGACTGGACGGCTACTTCGCCATAATCGCCAAAGCTACGGCGGCTCCTCATCGGTTTCGGTCGCTGACTTGTTCAAATCCGACACAGTGTCATTCTGTCCCACGAGCGGCTTGCACCGGCCGCAATTCCATGGATCAAATCGCGCCGAATGTCGGAACGGAAACACTGATGGGTTTCCACTTCGATTCTTGTTCGCTATCACCGTGTAAAGAGTTTCTGGAACCACCCCGATTTGAGTCTTGAGGAGTTTGACGATGAAGACGCGCGCAGCAGTGGCACTTGGTGCCGGCAAGCCACTCGAGGTCATGGAGGTCAACCTTGAAGGGCCTAAGGCGTTCGAGGTTCTGGTGGAAATCAAGGCGACAGGCATCTGCCATACAGATGAGTTCACGCTGTCGGGCGCCGACCCGGAAGGTCTTTTCCCGGCGATCCTTGGACATGAAGGTGCAGGTGTTGTTGTCGAAGTGGGGCCTGGCGTCACATCGCTGAAACCGGGCGATCATGTGATCCCGCTCTACACGCCGGAATGCCGCCAGTGCGAGTACTGTCTCAACCCGAAGACCAACCTGTGCCAGGCCATCCGCTCCACCCAGGGCGCGGGCGTGATGCCGGACGGTTCCTCCCGTTTCACGACGCTCGATGGTGACCCGATTCTTCACTACATGGGCACGTCGACCTTTTCCAACTACACGGTGGTTCCAGAAATCGCTCTGGCCAAGATCCGTGAAGATGCGCCCTTCGACAAGGTCTGCTACATCGGATGCGGCGTCACCACCGGCATCGGCGCGGTGATCAACACTGCCAAGGTTGAAATCGGCTCGCGGGCCATTGTCTTCGGCCTCGGAGGTATCGGTCTCAACGTGATCCAGGGGCTACGGCTTGCCGGTGCCGACCAGATCGTCGGCGTCGACCTCAACCCGGCCAAGGTTGAGATGGCGACGCGCTTCGGCATGACTGACTTCGTCAACCCGAGTGAGGTGGACGGCGATCTAGTTGCTTATCTGGTCAACCTGACCAAGGGCGGCGCCGACTACACCTTCGATGCGACGGGCAACGTCAATGTCATGCGCACAGCACTCGAGGCTTCGCACAAGGGTTGGGGCGAGAGCATCATCATCGGTGTTGCGCCGGCTGGTGCGGAGATCTCGACCCGTCCATTCCAGCTGGTGACGGGCCGCAACTGGCGCGGCACGGCCTTCGGCGGTGCGCGTGGCCGGACGGATGTCCCGAAGATTGTCGACTGGTACATGGACGGCAAGATCGAGATCGATCCGATGATCACGCACACGATGCCGCTTGAGGACATCAACAAGGGCTTCGACCTGATGCATGCCGGCGAATCCATCCGCTCGGTGGTGCTCTACTAGTCATGACTGAGCTTGTGGTCCGTCCGATCCGTTCGGCGGACAACGAAGAGATCCTGGACATGCTCCAGCCGGTTTTTGCGGCTGGAGACACCTATGCCATCGACACGGACATGTCTCGCGCGGAAACGCTGGCCTATTGGACCGGCGGCGGGCATGATGCGTTCGTCGTCGAGGCCACCGAAGACGGGCGGACGCAGCTTCTGGGCACTTACTACCTGTGCCCGAACCAGAAGGGCGGCGGCGCCCATGTCTGCAACTGCGGTTTTGTTA is a window of Labrenzia sp. CE80 DNA encoding:
- a CDS encoding substrate-binding domain-containing protein, which gives rise to MTFLKSMFAGALAFGLAAGANVTGAAADDFIVVQSTTSTQNSGLLDEILPKFQDKTGIEVRVVAVGTGQALKNAANGDGDVLLVHAKPSEEKFIAAGNGVERFDVMYNDFVIVGPKDDPAGIKGMTDAPAAMAKIANSGALFASRGDDSGTHKKEKALWKMASVNPDEASGTWYRETGSGMGATLNAAAGMGAYTMSDRATWLAFQNKADLAVLTQGDDRLFNQYGVILVNPEKHPSVKAEAGQIFIDWLTGPEGQKEIASFKVNGEQLFFPNASSSVSN
- a CDS encoding ATP-binding cassette domain-containing protein, encoding MPEILSFPTRTENTPSKVPSPMPLSVRHLAFQAGHTSILKGVDLDLKTDALTVLMGPNGAGKSVLLRLLHGLLAPSFGEVRWNGLPLDKSLRRQQALVFQKPVLLRRSVKANLNFALGLRPVANRAAKLAQALANSGLEHLAKRQARVLSGGEQQRLALARALILDPKVLMLDEPTANLDPASTLVIEQAIASARRRGVKVILVTHDQHQARRLGEEVVFLHDGKITEHNDAESFFDSPKSAAANAYLSGDILV
- a CDS encoding ABC transporter permease; the protein is MQDFAQSFYLAGQLLISGDPELSEVVALSLRVTASALAISALIGLPLGALLAVARFPGRTALTVLANALMGLPPVVVGLTVYMLLSNAGPLGVLQLLYSPTAMIIAQSILITPIIIALTRQVIADLNAEYAETFRSLVVPGHTAIIALLWDARFSILTVLLAGFGRAIAEVGAVMIVGGNINHVTRVMTTAIALETSRGELALALALGMVLLLIALSVNGAVSLLKGVDRSTAHA
- a CDS encoding endonuclease/exonuclease/phosphatase family protein, whose protein sequence is MLKIGSYNIQKAIGVDARRRPERTLKVIQEMDCDVIALQEADKRFGPRETTLARDWIAEHTDYKVVPFAIRDASIGWHGNAILVRNSVEILDHTRLELPTLEPRGAVMADIRLNGQTFRVAAMHLSVLATYRKRQIASLMSQLHAHAFDLPTVLVGDLNEWWDTAQSLKLFDPHFEVTTPGRSFPSPMPLASLDRIITSREFTVQQAGVHQSQTARIASDHLPVWAELTL
- a CDS encoding sarcosine oxidase subunit gamma family protein: MADDLVSTLYAPDAGQEPLLALPDVSILKTAPLARLSFRGRDGAIAAASKGFGLDLPTKPLTAETGPDRAAFWLGPDEWLLLAQEDMLSETMEGLATALGDTSHALVDVSHRQDAMLVTGDQAAWLLNSGIPIDLHLETFPIGMVTRTLFHKAPVMLWRIGPDTFVVEAWGSFIDYVAGLLVEAAQELKAA
- a CDS encoding sarcosine oxidase subunit alpha family protein, encoding MSQSFRTEAGGRIDRDRKVTFSFDGEQLEGYEGDTLASALLANGIHMVGRSFKYHRPRGILTSGSEEPNALVGVYRQGDQTPNLRATQVELYEGLKAISQNRFPSLGFDVGAVNDFLSPLFPAGFYYKTFMWPRSFWDRVYEPIIRAAAGLGTPPKNADHDRYANLYAHCDVLVVGSGPAGLTAALAAAETGARVILCDEQAEFGGSLLSETAATIDGKTPVDWVEDTIRTLQAMDNVTLLPRTTAFGYFAQNFVALAERITEHVSEPDPNLPRERLWQLRAKEVVIAAGSIERPMVFPENDRPGIMNAEAGRTYLNRYGVKVGHKALVATACDTAWQAAFDLADAGVEIAAIADLRENPPEALQSIAQARGIRVETACVVTGTTGRKRIDKALLGRVSASGSVASAGDLACDSLLMSGGWTPTVSLYSQSRGKVVWDETAGAFLPGQHVQNERSAGSSRGLYGLNDVLADGYAAGEEAAKAATGKGAKVTYSVASGAEAGSGGTLGALPVDRDASRVKAFVDYQNDVTAKDVKLAVREGMHSIEHIKRYTTTGMATDQGRLSNMNALAIASKALDKPLTDVGLTTFRQPFTPTTFGTFATSSRGDFFDPVRKTPSHQWAADHDAAFEDVGQWKRAWYFPKAGEDMHAAVARECAVVRDKLGLFDASTLGKIEVVGPDAAEFLERMYTNPWKKLGVGRCRYGLMLNEAGFIIDDGVVGRIAEDRFHVTTTTGGAPSVFATMEDYLQTEWPDLDVWITSTTEQYAVAAVQGPLAREAIAPFVQGIDLSPDAFPHMSVATGTFCGVPCRLFRISFTGEVGFEINVPRRHGEMVWKTLEHEVAKLGGCTYGTETMHVLRAEKGYIIVGQETDGTVTPDDAGMTWAIGKKKHDFVGKRGLQRPDLVADNRKQLVGLLTTDPKVVLEEGAQITESANPAVGTPADGHVTSSYHSPAMGRSIALALVKNGRALEGKTLHVPMPDGSIPVTVTGPVFFDPKGDRLNG
- a CDS encoding sarcosine oxidase subunit delta, producing the protein MLLIHCPYCGVERPETEFACRGEAHIIRPADPSTQTDEQWAEFLYLRENPKGLYAERWRHIHGCGRFFNAVRETVSDKFVKVYKAGEPKPDLEALAKEMSA
- a CDS encoding sarcosine oxidase subunit beta family protein, with the protein product MKRFSFLELAKNAFNAHQNWGRQWRAPEPKAEYDIVIVGAGGHGLATAYYLAKEHGMKNIAVIEKGWLGGGNTGRNTTIVRSNYLWEESAALYNHAVNLWQGLSTDLNYNVMYSARGVMMLAHTVHDIQVFKRHIHANRLAGVQNEWLSPEAAKDYCPPLNIEKNIRYPVMGAALQRVGGTARHDAVAWGYARAADDMGVDIIQNCAVTGIRRGIDGAVEGVETAKGFIKAKKIGVVAAGHTSVLMDMVGVRMPLESNPLQALVSEPVKPAFPCVVMSNTIHAYISQSDKGELVIGAGTDQFVSYSQTGGIHITTHTIDAICELFPMFRRMRMLRNWGGIVDNTPDRSPIIGKTPVPGLFVNCGWGTGGFKATPGSGHVFAHTIAKDEPHPINAPFTLDRFRTGRLIDEAAAAAVAH
- a CDS encoding S-(hydroxymethyl)glutathione dehydrogenase/class III alcohol dehydrogenase, with product MKTRAAVALGAGKPLEVMEVNLEGPKAFEVLVEIKATGICHTDEFTLSGADPEGLFPAILGHEGAGVVVEVGPGVTSLKPGDHVIPLYTPECRQCEYCLNPKTNLCQAIRSTQGAGVMPDGSSRFTTLDGDPILHYMGTSTFSNYTVVPEIALAKIREDAPFDKVCYIGCGVTTGIGAVINTAKVEIGSRAIVFGLGGIGLNVIQGLRLAGADQIVGVDLNPAKVEMATRFGMTDFVNPSEVDGDLVAYLVNLTKGGADYTFDATGNVNVMRTALEASHKGWGESIIIGVAPAGAEISTRPFQLVTGRNWRGTAFGGARGRTDVPKIVDWYMDGKIEIDPMITHTMPLEDINKGFDLMHAGESIRSVVLY
- a CDS encoding N-acetyltransferase — encoded protein: MTELVVRPIRSADNEEILDMLQPVFAAGDTYAIDTDMSRAETLAYWTGGGHDAFVVEATEDGRTQLLGTYYLCPNQKGGGAHVCNCGFVTSAAARGKGVARTMLEHALKTAPERGFRAMQFNFVVSTNTRAIAIWQSYGFDIAGRLPGAFNHPSHGYVDALVMYKDLTQA